The following coding sequences lie in one Prochlorococcus marinus XMU1411 genomic window:
- the secA gene encoding preprotein translocase subunit SecA: MLKLLLGDPNTRKLKRYQPIVEEINFLEDEISKLTDNELREETHNLKSKISSELNYKKQKQLLEEYLPKAFAIVREASKRVLDMRHFDVQLIGGMVLHECQIAEMKTGEGKTLVATLPCYLNALTGKGVHVVTVNDYLARRDAEWMGQVHRFLGLSVGLIQQDMSPVERKKNYDCDITYATNSELGFDYLRDNMSTDFNEVVQRKFNYCVIDEVDSILIDEARTPLIISGQVERPQEKYQKASELALALVKAKELSKDGIDPEGDYEVDEKQRSCILTDQGFAKCEDYLEVSDLYNPQDPWAHYITNALKAKELFTRDVNYIIKNDEAVIVDEFTGRVMPGRRWSDGQHQAIEAKENLKIQPETQTLASITYQNFFLLYPGLAGMTGTAKTEEVEFEKTYKLESTVIPTNQTRKRQDWSDQVFKTEIGKWKAVAKETAKIHRESRPVLVGTTSVEKSELLSSLLSEENIPHNLLNAKPENVEREAEIIAQAGRAGAVTIATNMAGRGTDIILGGNSDYMARLKLKEILVPLLVKPDNEHKPPIPKQRSSKAKSGFSSKKVSNLKKNIPDISKSLFPCKLDEEIEKKLSFLSKKLVENWGDRQLSILELDDKIATAAEKAPTEDNLIKLLRESLSDVKKEYEKVLINEEEKVREAGGLHVIGTERHESRRVDNQLRGRAGRQGDLGSTRFFLSLEDNLLRIFGGDRVANLMNAFRVDEDMPIESGMLTRSLESAQKKVETYYYDIRKQVFEYDEVMNNQRKAVYSERIRVLRGIDLKKQVIGYGERTMSEIVEAYINPDLPPEEWNIEQLISKVKEFIYLLDDLKADHVSLLSIEELKNYLQEQMRIAYDLKESQIDKIRPGLMREAERFFILQQIDNLWREHLQSMDSLRESVGLRGYGQKDPLIEYKNEGYDMFLEMMTNMRRNVIYSMFMFQPKTETGDKK; the protein is encoded by the coding sequence ATGCTAAAACTTTTGTTGGGAGATCCGAATACACGAAAGTTAAAGCGCTATCAACCAATAGTTGAAGAAATAAACTTTCTAGAGGATGAAATTTCAAAATTAACTGATAATGAACTAAGGGAAGAAACTCATAATTTAAAATCAAAGATTTCCTCTGAACTGAATTACAAAAAACAAAAGCAACTCTTAGAAGAATATCTGCCTAAAGCTTTTGCAATTGTCAGAGAAGCAAGTAAACGTGTTCTTGATATGAGACATTTTGATGTTCAGTTAATAGGTGGGATGGTTTTACATGAATGTCAAATTGCTGAAATGAAGACTGGAGAAGGAAAAACTCTTGTTGCAACATTACCTTGTTACTTAAATGCTTTAACTGGGAAAGGAGTTCATGTTGTTACCGTAAATGATTATTTAGCTAGAAGAGATGCTGAGTGGATGGGACAAGTTCATCGTTTTTTAGGTTTATCCGTTGGTTTGATTCAGCAAGATATGAGCCCAGTTGAGAGAAAGAAAAATTACGACTGCGACATAACATATGCCACTAATTCCGAATTAGGATTTGATTATCTAAGAGATAATATGTCTACAGATTTTAATGAGGTAGTGCAAAGAAAATTCAATTACTGTGTGATTGACGAGGTTGATTCAATATTAATTGATGAAGCTAGAACACCTCTTATCATTTCTGGACAAGTTGAAAGGCCACAAGAAAAATATCAAAAAGCTTCGGAATTAGCTTTGGCATTAGTCAAAGCAAAAGAATTAAGTAAAGATGGGATAGATCCAGAAGGGGATTATGAAGTTGATGAAAAGCAGAGAAGTTGCATATTAACAGATCAGGGTTTCGCGAAATGTGAAGATTATTTAGAAGTGAGTGATTTATATAATCCTCAAGATCCTTGGGCGCACTATATAACTAATGCTTTAAAAGCTAAAGAATTATTTACTAGAGATGTTAATTACATTATTAAAAATGATGAAGCTGTAATAGTAGATGAATTTACAGGTAGGGTGATGCCAGGAAGGCGCTGGAGCGACGGACAACATCAGGCAATAGAAGCAAAAGAGAATCTTAAAATTCAGCCTGAAACTCAAACATTAGCATCAATTACTTATCAGAATTTTTTCCTCTTATATCCTGGTTTAGCTGGTATGACAGGAACTGCAAAAACTGAAGAGGTTGAATTTGAAAAAACTTATAAATTGGAATCAACAGTTATACCGACAAATCAAACAAGGAAAAGACAAGACTGGTCAGATCAAGTATTTAAAACAGAGATAGGAAAATGGAAAGCTGTTGCGAAAGAAACCGCAAAAATTCACAGAGAGAGCAGACCTGTTTTAGTTGGTACAACAAGTGTGGAAAAGAGTGAGTTATTGAGCTCCCTTTTATCCGAAGAAAATATTCCACATAATTTGTTAAATGCCAAGCCTGAAAATGTAGAACGTGAGGCGGAAATTATTGCTCAGGCTGGTAGAGCAGGAGCTGTTACTATTGCTACTAATATGGCTGGGAGAGGAACAGATATAATTCTCGGTGGTAATAGTGACTATATGGCAAGACTGAAACTAAAAGAGATCTTAGTACCTTTATTAGTTAAGCCAGATAATGAGCATAAGCCACCGATCCCTAAGCAAAGAAGTTCAAAAGCTAAGAGTGGCTTTTCTTCAAAGAAGGTTTCAAATTTGAAAAAAAATATTCCAGACATTTCAAAAAGTCTTTTTCCTTGCAAACTAGATGAAGAAATTGAAAAGAAACTGTCTTTTTTATCTAAAAAACTTGTTGAAAATTGGGGAGATAGACAACTTTCTATCTTGGAACTAGATGACAAGATAGCTACAGCTGCAGAAAAGGCTCCAACAGAGGACAATTTGATAAAGCTGTTGAGAGAATCTTTATCAGATGTTAAAAAAGAATATGAAAAAGTTTTGATTAATGAAGAGGAAAAAGTAAGAGAAGCTGGTGGTTTACATGTAATAGGTACTGAAAGACATGAATCAAGAAGAGTGGATAATCAACTTAGAGGTAGAGCAGGAAGACAAGGTGATCTTGGAAGTACCAGATTCTTTTTATCTTTAGAAGATAATCTATTAAGGATTTTTGGAGGCGATAGGGTTGCAAATTTAATGAATGCATTTAGGGTTGATGAAGATATGCCTATTGAGTCAGGAATGCTTACTAGGTCTCTTGAAAGTGCTCAAAAGAAAGTTGAGACTTATTATTACGATATTAGAAAACAAGTTTTTGAATATGATGAGGTAATGAATAATCAAAGAAAAGCAGTTTATAGTGAAAGGATAAGAGTCTTGCGAGGAATTGATTTAAAGAAGCAGGTAATAGGATATGGAGAGAGAACAATGAGTGAAATTGTAGAGGCTTATATTAATCCTGATCTTCCTCCAGAAGAATGGAATATTGAACAATTAATTTCTAAAGTCAAAGAATTTATCTATTTATTAGATGATCTTAAAGCTGATCATGTTAGCTTGTTGTCAATAGAAGAATTAAAAAACTATCTTCAAGAGCAAATGCGAATAGCCTATGATTTAAAGGAATCACAAATAGACAAGATACGTCCTGGTTTGATGAGAGAAGCTGAAAGATTTTTTATATTACAGCAAATTGATAATTTATGGCGAGAACATCTTCAATCTATGGATTCTTTAAGAGAATCAGTTGGCTTGAGAGGTTATGGACAAAAAGATCCTTTAATTGAATATAAAAATGAAGGATATGATATGTTTCTTGAAATGATGACTAATATGAGACGAAATGTAATTTATTCAATGTTTATGTTTCAACCTAAAACTGAAACGGGTGACAAAAAGTAA
- a CDS encoding MBL fold metallo-hydrolase: protein MKIIWVNHASFIFEHSNIRLICDPWLSGTAFNEGWHLLAETKFKFKDFSQITHIWISHEHPDHFSPATFKKIPKNLIENITVLYQYTEDKKVLNFIKKLGFKTIEIIPKIPLKIANDFYLISDKFGAEDSWLKIVTKDYSLLNMNDCPIRKKDDLNNLKRNIGNVDLLLTQFSYANWCGNKSQKTLRKKEASVYLNQMLNQIEFLKPSTVIPFASYIYFCHEENFYHNDCINKISLVYKTIKNKTNADCNVLYPGDTWEIGELYNSAKSIKNYDKDYDSLTKRILKKSKKIPINVLINSANKYKNDLKKRNWIFPLKILKLFGYLRATKIYLTDHKQTLLFSFSSGISFDNFPISDSDIQLSSESLLYCLNYLWGVGTLAINARFVTSNNGSLRYFYRNFALSAENNAGRYFPKGYIAKLINKILNKLKY, encoded by the coding sequence ATGAAAATTATTTGGGTAAATCACGCCTCTTTTATATTCGAACACTCTAATATTAGACTAATTTGCGATCCATGGTTAAGTGGAACAGCTTTTAATGAAGGTTGGCATTTATTAGCAGAAACGAAATTTAAATTTAAAGATTTTTCTCAAATTACTCATATATGGATTTCACATGAACATCCCGATCATTTTTCTCCAGCAACATTTAAAAAAATACCCAAAAATTTGATAGAAAACATAACAGTTTTATATCAATATACTGAAGATAAAAAAGTTTTAAACTTTATCAAAAAATTAGGATTTAAAACTATTGAAATAATCCCAAAGATACCTCTAAAAATTGCTAATGATTTTTATTTAATTAGTGATAAATTTGGAGCAGAAGATTCATGGTTAAAAATAGTAACCAAGGATTATAGTTTATTGAATATGAACGATTGTCCTATAAGAAAAAAAGATGATCTTAATAATTTAAAGCGCAATATTGGTAACGTAGATCTTCTCCTAACTCAATTTAGCTATGCAAATTGGTGTGGTAATAAATCCCAAAAAACTTTAAGGAAAAAAGAAGCTTCAGTTTATTTAAATCAAATGCTCAATCAAATTGAATTTCTTAAGCCGAGTACAGTTATTCCATTTGCTAGTTATATATATTTTTGCCACGAAGAGAATTTTTATCATAATGACTGCATAAATAAAATATCACTCGTTTACAAAACAATTAAAAACAAAACTAATGCAGATTGCAATGTTCTATATCCAGGAGATACTTGGGAAATTGGAGAATTATATAATTCCGCAAAATCTATTAAAAATTATGATAAAGACTATGATTCTCTGACAAAAAGAATACTCAAAAAATCAAAAAAAATTCCTATTAATGTTTTAATAAATTCAGCTAATAAATACAAAAATGATTTAAAAAAAAGAAATTGGATTTTCCCTTTAAAAATATTAAAGCTTTTTGGTTACTTGAGAGCAACAAAGATTTATTTAACTGATCATAAGCAAACACTATTATTTTCTTTTTCTTCAGGTATATCGTTCGATAATTTTCCGATTAGCGATTCAGATATACAATTAAGTTCTGAAAGCCTTTTATATTGTTTAAATTATCTTTGGGGAGTAGGGACACTAGCAATAAATGCTAGATTTGTGACTTCAAATAATGGATCTTTACGTTATTTTTATAGAAATTTTGCCTTAAGTGCAGAAAACAACGCAGGTAGGTATTTCCCAAAAGGCTATATCGCCAAATTAATTAACAAAATACTAAATAAGTTAAAATATTAA
- the ribH gene encoding 6,7-dimethyl-8-ribityllumazine synthase — protein sequence MAIFEGSFTNASTLNVGIVIARFNDLITNKILSACLDCLKRHGLDTSELSKQVDIVWVPGSYELPIAAKTLMKKKSYDVVIALGAVIRGETSHYDVVISEASKGISQVSYENDIPIIFGVLTTDTMQQALERAGIKNNLGWNYALQAIEMGSLMKNLN from the coding sequence ATGGCTATTTTTGAAGGGTCTTTTACTAATGCATCTACTTTAAATGTAGGGATTGTAATAGCAAGATTTAATGATTTAATTACAAATAAAATTTTATCCGCTTGCCTGGATTGTTTAAAAAGACACGGTTTAGATACTTCTGAATTAAGCAAACAAGTTGATATAGTATGGGTTCCTGGTTCATATGAATTGCCAATTGCAGCTAAAACTCTAATGAAAAAAAAGAGTTATGACGTTGTAATTGCCCTTGGGGCTGTGATCCGTGGTGAAACTTCCCACTATGATGTAGTTATATCTGAAGCAAGTAAAGGCATTTCACAAGTTTCATATGAGAATGATATTCCAATTATTTTCGGAGTTTTAACTACTGATACTATGCAGCAGGCTTTAGAGAGAGCAGGGATTAAGAATAATCTTGGTTGGAATTATGCTTTACAAGCAATTGAGATGGGATCTTTAATGAAAAATTTAAATTAG
- a CDS encoding nuclear transport factor 2 family protein, with protein sequence MSKIISTEDLKKLFTKPYGINPPTRKKWAEFYNDNVIFIDPTQETQGLDCYIAAQEKLVKRCDDVCLETHAISINNNYGFIEWTMGLKIMGKEFIYPGTTRLIFSDNGLIKEHRDYFDFCGPTFGPVPILGSFIRWLYGRFVS encoded by the coding sequence GTGTCTAAAATCATTTCTACTGAAGATTTAAAAAAATTATTTACTAAACCTTATGGCATTAACCCTCCCACTAGAAAAAAATGGGCAGAATTTTATAACGATAACGTTATTTTCATTGATCCTACACAAGAAACACAAGGATTAGATTGCTACATTGCAGCACAAGAAAAGTTAGTCAAAAGATGTGATGATGTTTGTCTAGAGACACATGCGATTTCAATTAATAATAATTATGGATTCATCGAATGGACAATGGGTTTAAAAATAATGGGTAAAGAATTTATTTATCCAGGTACTACACGTTTAATATTTTCTGACAATGGATTAATTAAAGAGCATAGAGATTATTTTGATTTTTGTGGACCAACTTTTGGACCAGTTCCAATTTTAGGTTCCTTTATAAGATGGCTTTATGGTAGGTTTGTTAGTTGA
- a CDS encoding GNAT family N-acetyltransferase: protein MNEISIIKHSKGAIGLRFFGLGPKLKPSNGLNKLQKLLDRNTFWAKSRTINDLKKCLSNSDVVISLWIGEEIVGFGRALTDGVYRGVLWDVVIDQNYQGKGLGTIIIKNLLSSKEIKNTKKLYLMTTNKKLFYSQFSFKEVTSQNLLIREI from the coding sequence ATGAATGAAATATCTATAATAAAACATTCCAAAGGAGCTATTGGATTAAGGTTTTTTGGTTTAGGCCCCAAACTAAAGCCAAGCAATGGGCTCAATAAGCTACAAAAACTCTTAGATAGAAATACTTTTTGGGCAAAAAGTAGAACAATTAATGATCTGAAAAAATGTCTTTCCAATAGTGACGTTGTAATAAGTCTTTGGATTGGAGAAGAAATAGTAGGTTTTGGTAGAGCTTTAACAGATGGAGTTTACAGAGGTGTTCTTTGGGATGTAGTTATAGATCAAAATTATCAAGGCAAAGGTTTAGGAACAATTATTATAAAAAATCTATTATCTTCAAAAGAAATTAAAAATACAAAAAAATTATATTTAATGACAACTAATAAAAAATTATTTTACTCTCAATTTTCTTTCAAAGAAGTTACTTCTCAAAACTTGTTAATTCGAGAAATATAG
- the psbZ gene encoding photosystem II reaction center protein PsbZ — translation MQAVNFFFVNALLFASLIAVVGVPVLYVTQPSTEEGQRESRRKIYSIAAVWVVLVFITGIVSSLV, via the coding sequence ATGCAGGCTGTTAACTTTTTCTTTGTTAATGCTCTATTGTTCGCTTCTTTAATTGCGGTGGTAGGAGTACCAGTTTTATATGTAACTCAACCTTCTACCGAGGAGGGACAGCGAGAAAGCAGGAGGAAAATTTATTCCATTGCAGCTGTTTGGGTTGTTTTGGTTTTTATTACAGGAATTGTTTCTTCATTAGTTTGA